A single region of the Candidatus Hydrogenedentota bacterium genome encodes:
- a CDS encoding PhoPQ-activated pathogenicity translates to MSLFRSIASTRGAIIAALLLSAAAQATPLDDYVYTADPAYKYTLQEDATVSKPTHETRVYHLVSQNWLKETEVDRTLWEHWVTVSIPAERQDSSALIMIGGGSNGGGAPSPSSALDQIAIMTKSVVIEVKQIPNQPLHFTGEAMDKYKEKGRKEDELITYGWDKFLNGERAEWLARLPMTKAVVRAMDMVQAEVPGVERFFVLGGSKRGWTTWTVGAVDKRVMGIAPAVIDVLNFVPSLDNHINAYGFWAPAVSEYEEMDITGRYHSDRMRELLAIVEPFEYRDRLTMPKYIVNSTGDQFFPPDSSRFYFDELQGEKHLRYMPNTDHGLSAEAYMNVASFYHALRNNTPRPEYTWKSLEDGALEVHCKTAPKKVLLWQAHNPKARDFRMEEIGKAWSSTSLEGADGVYSARPETPETGYTAFMIEVTFENPGFSLPIVFTTGVNILPDTYPAKTE, encoded by the coding sequence ATGTCCCTGTTTCGATCTATCGCTTCGACTCGCGGCGCCATTATCGCCGCGCTCCTGCTCTCCGCCGCCGCCCAGGCGACGCCGCTCGACGATTACGTCTATACGGCCGACCCCGCGTACAAGTACACGCTTCAGGAAGACGCGACGGTCTCCAAGCCCACCCATGAGACCCGCGTCTATCACCTGGTCTCGCAGAACTGGCTGAAGGAGACCGAAGTCGATCGCACGCTCTGGGAGCATTGGGTCACGGTGAGCATACCGGCGGAACGCCAGGACAGTTCCGCGCTGATCATGATTGGCGGCGGCAGCAACGGAGGCGGGGCCCCGTCGCCCAGCAGCGCGCTCGACCAGATCGCGATCATGACCAAGTCCGTGGTCATCGAGGTCAAACAGATCCCGAATCAGCCCCTGCATTTCACGGGCGAAGCGATGGACAAGTACAAGGAAAAAGGGCGCAAGGAAGACGAACTCATCACCTACGGGTGGGACAAATTCCTGAATGGCGAGCGCGCGGAGTGGCTCGCCCGGCTGCCCATGACCAAGGCCGTCGTCCGCGCGATGGACATGGTTCAGGCGGAGGTCCCCGGCGTCGAGCGGTTTTTTGTCCTCGGCGGCTCCAAGCGTGGCTGGACCACTTGGACCGTCGGCGCGGTGGACAAGCGCGTCATGGGCATCGCGCCCGCGGTCATCGATGTGCTCAATTTCGTCCCGTCGCTGGACAATCACATCAACGCCTATGGCTTCTGGGCCCCCGCCGTGAGCGAATACGAGGAAATGGACATCACCGGCCGCTACCACAGCGATCGTATGCGCGAGTTGCTGGCCATCGTGGAGCCCTTCGAGTACCGCGATCGCCTGACGATGCCGAAGTACATTGTGAACTCCACCGGCGACCAGTTTTTCCCGCCGGACTCCTCGCGCTTCTACTTTGACGAGCTTCAAGGCGAGAAGCACCTGCGCTACATGCCCAACACCGACCACGGGCTGAGCGCCGAGGCCTACATGAACGTCGCGTCGTTCTATCACGCCCTGCGTAACAACACCCCGCGCCCGGAATATACGTGGAAGAGCCTGGAGGACGGCGCGCTGGAAGTTCACTGCAAGACGGCCCCGAAAAAAGTCCTGCTGTGGCAGGCCCACAATCCGAAGGCGCGCGATTTTCGTATGGAGGAAATCGGCAAGGCGTGGTCCAGCACCTCCCTCGAAGGGGCCGATGGCGTTTATAGCGCGCGCCCCGAGACGCCGGAGACCGGGTATACGGCCTTTATGATTGAGGTGACTTTCGAGAATCCGGGATTCAGTCTGCCAATCGTCTTCACCACGGGCGTCAACATCCTGCCCGACACGTATCCGGCGAAGACGGAGTAG
- a CDS encoding cellulase family glycosylhydrolase, with protein MAMVLTGMLLVGAASAAARDRQWTPEEAWDWYRAQPWLTGANFVPESAINQIEMWQADTFDPATIDRDLGYAAGVGFNCMRVFLHDLVWEVDPEAYYARIDTYLDIASRHGIRTMFVFFDAVWDPHPKLGTQKAPTPGVHNSGWVQGPHTEVLSDESRHASVKPYVQGILKRYGQDPRVLMWDLYNEPGNTNGNSYGRLEPENKHALCRIFLERVFAWARETAPGQPLTAGAWMGLARTGGDLDPLDAYMLEQSDIVTFHTYDNLEGAKRAVARVKAAGRPMICTEYMARTAGSRFEEIMPYFKAENIGAIHWGLVSGKSQTIYPWESWQKPFDSEPEVWFHDVFRPDGTPFSAEEAALIRSLNATP; from the coding sequence ATGGCCATGGTCTTGACTGGCATGCTGCTGGTTGGCGCGGCCAGCGCCGCCGCGCGCGACCGCCAGTGGACGCCCGAGGAAGCGTGGGACTGGTACCGGGCGCAGCCGTGGCTGACGGGCGCCAACTTCGTCCCGGAGTCGGCCATCAACCAGATCGAAATGTGGCAGGCGGACACCTTCGACCCCGCGACCATCGATCGCGACCTGGGCTATGCCGCGGGCGTCGGGTTCAACTGCATGCGCGTGTTTCTCCACGACCTGGTCTGGGAAGTGGACCCCGAGGCCTACTACGCGCGCATTGATACGTACCTGGATATCGCGAGCAGACATGGCATCCGAACCATGTTTGTGTTCTTTGACGCCGTGTGGGATCCGCATCCGAAACTCGGGACTCAGAAGGCCCCGACGCCCGGCGTGCATAATTCCGGCTGGGTCCAGGGGCCGCACACGGAGGTGCTCTCCGACGAATCCCGCCACGCGTCCGTGAAGCCCTACGTGCAGGGCATCCTCAAGCGCTACGGGCAGGACCCCCGGGTACTGATGTGGGATCTCTACAACGAGCCCGGCAACACCAACGGCAATTCCTACGGCCGCCTGGAACCGGAGAACAAGCACGCCTTGTGCCGGATCTTCCTGGAGCGGGTCTTCGCGTGGGCGCGGGAAACGGCGCCCGGCCAGCCCCTGACCGCCGGCGCGTGGATGGGGCTCGCCCGCACCGGGGGCGACCTCGATCCGCTCGACGCCTACATGCTGGAACAGTCGGATATCGTAACGTTTCACACCTACGACAACCTCGAAGGCGCGAAGCGGGCGGTCGCCCGCGTGAAGGCGGCCGGACGCCCCATGATCTGCACCGAATACATGGCCCGGACCGCCGGCAGCCGTTTCGAGGAGATCATGCCCTATTTCAAGGCGGAAAACATCGGCGCAATCCACTGGGGCCTGGTCAGCGGCAAGAGCCAGACCATCTACCCGTGGGAATCCTGGCAGAAACCGTTTGATTCCGAACCCGAAGTGTGGTTTCATGACGTCTTCCGGCCGGACGGGACGCCCTTCTCCGCTGAAGAGGCAGCGCTGATCCGGTCGCTCAACGCCACGCCGTAA
- a CDS encoding arylsulfatase translates to MHRIHHRAARLLLGLALIALASPRDIAAAESRPNILLIMSDDMGYSDAGCYGGEIATPNLDSLAEGGLRFAQFYSTGRCWPSRAAALTGYYAQQVRRDVFDEERLGARPAWAPLLPVFLRDAGYRNYHSGKWHIDGEPLDNGFDRSYLVQDQDRFFSPTKHFLDGEAQPQPAPDSGYYATIAIADHAVGVLRDHARDHAGAPFFHYLAFTAPHFPLHALREDIDRYRMSYLEGWDAIRRTRWERQREMKLLDTPLSALDPEILPGYNLSEADLASRIGVGEAGRAVAWDTLSEAQKRFQAEKMAIHAAMIDRMDREIGRILDQIKAMDAFENTLILFVSDNGASAEQIIRGDEHDPAAPPGSAASYLCLGPGFSSAANTPFRLHKSWTHEGGITSPLIVHWPRGLQARGEIRQQVGHFIDILPTLLELSGAPRPEIAGAPALPGRSLVSSFTEDQAVDRPFLWWRHVGHSALRQGDWKIVKRNEESTWSLHNLRTDRGEMIDLAAEEPEIAARLEGLWEEAAATFRKEAAGE, encoded by the coding sequence ATGCACCGCATACACCATCGGGCGGCGCGGCTCCTGCTCGGACTTGCCCTGATTGCCCTGGCGTCCCCGCGGGATATCGCCGCGGCGGAATCACGCCCCAACATCCTTCTCATCATGTCCGACGATATGGGCTATTCCGACGCGGGATGTTACGGCGGCGAAATCGCCACGCCGAACCTCGACAGTCTTGCGGAGGGCGGTCTGCGCTTCGCCCAGTTCTACTCCACCGGACGCTGCTGGCCGTCGCGCGCCGCCGCGCTCACCGGCTACTACGCCCAGCAGGTGCGGCGGGATGTTTTCGACGAGGAGCGCCTCGGCGCGCGGCCCGCGTGGGCGCCGCTGCTGCCCGTTTTCCTCCGCGACGCCGGCTACCGCAATTATCACTCGGGCAAATGGCACATCGACGGCGAACCGCTCGACAACGGCTTCGACCGGTCGTACCTCGTCCAGGATCAGGACCGCTTCTTCTCGCCCACGAAGCACTTTCTTGACGGAGAAGCCCAGCCCCAGCCCGCGCCCGACAGCGGCTACTACGCCACCATCGCCATCGCCGATCACGCCGTGGGCGTTTTGCGGGACCATGCGCGCGATCACGCCGGCGCGCCCTTCTTCCACTACCTCGCCTTCACGGCGCCGCATTTCCCGCTCCATGCGCTGCGGGAGGATATCGACCGCTACCGCATGAGCTACCTCGAAGGCTGGGACGCCATCCGCCGGACGCGGTGGGAACGCCAACGCGAAATGAAGCTGCTGGACACACCGCTCTCCGCGTTGGATCCCGAGATCCTCCCTGGATACAACCTGTCCGAGGCCGATCTCGCATCCCGCATCGGCGTCGGCGAAGCGGGACGGGCTGTCGCCTGGGATACGTTGTCCGAGGCGCAGAAGCGGTTCCAGGCCGAAAAGATGGCGATCCACGCCGCGATGATCGATCGGATGGACCGCGAAATTGGCCGCATTCTCGACCAGATCAAGGCCATGGACGCCTTCGAAAACACCCTCATCCTCTTCGTGTCCGACAATGGCGCGAGCGCGGAGCAAATCATCCGGGGCGACGAACACGATCCCGCCGCACCGCCGGGATCCGCCGCGTCCTACCTCTGCCTGGGGCCGGGCTTCTCGAGCGCAGCGAACACGCCCTTCCGCCTGCACAAATCGTGGACCCATGAAGGCGGCATCACTTCACCACTGATCGTGCACTGGCCGCGCGGGTTGCAAGCCCGCGGCGAAATCCGCCAGCAGGTGGGACACTTCATCGACATCCTGCCCACCCTGCTCGAACTGAGCGGCGCGCCCCGGCCCGAAATCGCCGGCGCTCCCGCGTTGCCCGGACGCAGCCTCGTTTCGAGCTTCACGGAAGACCAGGCGGTTGATCGGCCCTTCCTCTGGTGGCGCCATGTCGGCCACTCCGCCCTCCGCCAGGGCGATTGGAAGATCGTCAAGCGCAACGAGGAATCCACCTGGTCGCTCCACAACCTCCGGACGGATCGCGGCGAAATGATTGACCTGGCCGCCGAAGAACCGGAGATCGCCGCCCGCCTCGAAGGGCTATGGGAGGAGGCTGCGGCGACATTCCGGAAGGAGGCGGCGGGGGAGTAG
- a CDS encoding GNAT family N-acetyltransferase, with amino-acid sequence MGLSPPELLEAHHAIESFQSGEPSLDAWLTRRSRANQASGATRTYVVCHGNRVVAYYALASGVVAAAAAPGRFRRNMPDPIPVAVLARLAVDAEWQGQGLGRALLRDAVNRIAQAAHLIGIRGIVVHAISDAVREFYITLGFTPSPSEPMLLMVTLADIRAGLSLDDRTR; translated from the coding sequence ATGGGTCTTTCGCCACCAGAACTCCTGGAGGCGCACCACGCCATTGAGAGCTTTCAGTCCGGCGAGCCTTCGCTGGATGCCTGGCTCACGCGCCGCTCACGGGCCAATCAGGCAAGCGGCGCCACTCGCACCTATGTTGTATGTCACGGAAACCGTGTTGTCGCGTATTACGCCCTCGCTTCGGGCGTGGTGGCGGCCGCCGCGGCGCCAGGCCGCTTTCGCCGCAATATGCCGGACCCGATTCCGGTAGCCGTACTCGCTCGTTTGGCGGTCGATGCGGAGTGGCAGGGTCAGGGTTTGGGACGCGCGCTGTTACGTGACGCCGTGAATCGCATAGCGCAGGCGGCCCATCTAATCGGGATTCGTGGAATTGTTGTACATGCCATATCCGACGCGGTGCGTGAATTCTACATCACACTTGGTTTCACGCCAAGTCCAAGCGAGCCGATGTTGCTTATGGTAACCTTGGCGGATATTCGCGCGGGGCTATCCTTGGACGACCGAACGCGCTGA
- a CDS encoding DUF1778 domain-containing protein, with product MAAPRQEKTKRSTLNLRISPELRGLIDQAAELSGKNRTDFVLDAARHAAEEALKERTVFLLDPEGYKAFVALLDAPPRPNERLLKTLHSKPPWEK from the coding sequence ATGGCCGCGCCGCGTCAAGAAAAGACCAAGAGAAGCACCTTGAATCTTCGGATCTCGCCGGAACTGCGGGGCTTGATCGATCAGGCCGCCGAACTATCCGGAAAAAATCGAACGGACTTTGTGCTGGATGCCGCCCGCCATGCCGCCGAGGAGGCGTTGAAGGAACGGACGGTATTCTTGCTCGACCCCGAAGGATACAAAGCCTTCGTGGCGCTGCTTGATGCGCCCCCACGCCCGAACGAGCGCCTCCTCAAGACCCTCCACTCCAAGCCACCCTGGGAAAAATGA